In Flavobacteriales bacterium, a genomic segment contains:
- the lpxB gene encoding lipid-A-disaccharide synthase, translating into MKKYYFIVGEASGDLHAANLIKELSKIDDKASFLGFGGERMQNEGLNLTKHYSEMAFMGFWEVLKNLPAVRKNFKQAKKEILEFETDVLVLVDYPGFNMRMASFAKKHNIKVVYYITPQVWAWKESRVHKLKRDTDLLLPILPFEQSFFAKHGVESIYVGHPLLDAFKDLDSRNVESEKPIIAILPGSRKQEIATSLPIMMQVAKSFENYQFVIAGAPSIPQEYYRSITKESYMPVLSNQTHALLKECKAAIVTSGTATLEAAILKVPQVVCYKTSAISYFLGKLLVKVKFIALVNLICDKEVVKELIQDEFNTSNLVDELNRILNKKNKSRILEDYQELLALLGDSGASKRAAKTISLV; encoded by the coding sequence TTTGCATGCGGCCAATCTCATAAAAGAGCTGTCAAAAATAGATGACAAAGCTTCTTTTCTTGGTTTTGGTGGAGAACGTATGCAAAATGAAGGACTAAATTTGACCAAACATTATAGTGAGATGGCTTTCATGGGATTCTGGGAGGTCTTAAAGAATTTACCTGCTGTAAGAAAGAATTTTAAACAAGCTAAAAAGGAAATTCTTGAGTTTGAAACCGACGTTCTTGTTTTAGTGGACTATCCAGGATTTAATATGCGAATGGCATCATTTGCAAAAAAGCATAATATAAAGGTGGTGTATTATATTACACCTCAAGTTTGGGCATGGAAAGAATCTCGAGTTCATAAACTAAAAAGAGATACAGATTTACTATTACCTATTTTGCCCTTTGAACAATCTTTTTTTGCTAAACATGGGGTAGAGTCTATTTATGTTGGTCATCCCTTGCTAGATGCTTTCAAAGACTTAGATAGTAGAAATGTTGAGTCAGAGAAGCCAATCATCGCTATCTTGCCAGGAAGTAGAAAGCAAGAAATTGCAACTTCTTTACCAATAATGATGCAGGTGGCAAAGTCTTTTGAAAATTATCAGTTTGTGATTGCTGGTGCCCCTTCAATCCCTCAGGAATATTATCGTTCAATTACCAAAGAATCTTATATGCCTGTCTTGTCCAATCAAACGCATGCTTTATTAAAAGAATGTAAGGCAGCTATTGTTACTTCAGGAACAGCCACATTAGAGGCGGCTATTCTTAAAGTGCCTCAAGTGGTGTGTTACAAGACTTCGGCAATTTCATATTTTTTAGGAAAGCTGTTAGTTAAAGTAAAGTTTATTGCACTTGTCAATCTTATCTGCGACAAAGAAGTGGTTAAAGAATTGATTCAAGACGAATTTAACACCAGCAATTTAGTCGATGAGTTAAATCGAATCTTGAATAAAAAAAATAAATCTCGCATTCTTGAGGATTATCAAGAATTATTAGCCTTGTTAGGCGATAGTGGTGCATCCAAAAGAGCAGCAAAGACTATTAGTCTAGTTTAG